The genomic window AGCCTGGGAGCCTTCTTTATGGCTTCTCCCGCCACCCATATACCTTCTTCAATAACTCTCGGCTTTTCGTACTCCTCCTCTTTACGAAAACCTTTTTCTTCCTTGTCCATTTTCCCCTCCAACAGGATAAACTATATCATTAAATGTAATTCCGGAGGTCTGAATATGAAAGTCAGCGTTTATAAAGGAGAGCTCAGAGACTTAAAGATAAAATCTGCGGTAGCTTTCGTTTATGAGGACGAGTTACGCACGCTATCCAAGCTTGGCAGGGGTGTATCAACGAAAGTCAAGAAAGCCCTTTCCATAGAAGATTACAAAGGAAAGGAAGGGGAGATTGAGAAGGTCCTTTTACCGGGTCAGAGGATAGAGGTAGTGTATGTGATAGGTCTGGGGAAGAAGTCCGAAGCTGATACAGATACCTTCAGGAGGGCAAGTGCGGTTGCCGTAAAGAGGCTCAAGAAAGATAAGATGGAAGAGTCGGTATTCCTACTGCCCGGTAGGGCTGGTGGCAAACTTTCCCAGGCGGTGGCTGAGGGGATTATCCTTGGTGATTACAGCTTTGATAAGTACAAATCAAAAAAGGAAGAAAACGAGTTTGAAGTAAAGGAGATACGGATTTACGAGGGAGATGAGGAGGCTGTAAAGAAGGGCTTGCTGCTTGCCGAGGCTCAAAACTACGCCAGAAACCTTGTGAACGAGCCCGGGAACGTGATAAATCCCATCACCCTTGCAGAGGAGGCACAGAAACTTGCCAGGGAGCACAACCTAAAATGTAAGGTTTATGACGAAAAGGACATACAGAAAATGGGTATGCTCGCCCTGTGGAGTGTGGGTAAAGGCTCCGCCACACCTCCAAGATTCATACACCTGACCTACGAACCTAAGGGCAAGGCGAAGGACAGGATAGTTATAGTGGGGAAAGGGCTGACCTTTGATAGCGGTGGTCTGAATATAAAAACTGGAGACTATATGAGAACCATGAAGATGGATAAATCGGGAGCCTGCGCAGTGCTCGGTATAATGAAAGCCATAGCTCAGCTTAAGCCAAGCGTTGAGGTACACGGTATAATCGGTGCTGCGGAGAATATGCCCTCTGGGACAGCCTACAGACCAGATGACATAATAAGGGCAAAGAACGGTAAGTATATAGAGATAGACAACACCGATGCGGAGGGTAGGGTGACCCTTGCCGATGCCCTGTCTTATGCCTCGGAACTGAAACCCTCAAAGATAATAGATATGGCTACTCTGACCGGAGCTTGTATGGTAGCCCTTGGCGAGTACACAGCCGGTCTATTTACGAACTCTGGGAGGTTCGCACAGGAGATAAAGGAGGTTGCCAGGGAGACCGGAGAGAGGGTATGGGAACTACCTATGGACGACAAGAGGCTCAGGAAGAAGATAAAGAAGGGACCCGCTGACGTGGTGAATACAGGGGGAAGGTACGGTGGTGCTATAACTGCAGCTATGTTTCTGGAGGAGTTTGTCGGCGAGGGTATAGAATGGGTTCACCTTGATATAGCCGGTCCTGCCTGGTCCAGGGAGAGCTACGGATACTACGTAGAGGGAGGAACAGGTTTTGGAGTCAGAACGTGCCTTGAGTACATCCTGAGGCTTGATAAGAGATGAGAGTCGTAGTGGTTGGAAACGGACCGGCTGCTGCCAGCGCAATTGAGGCTTTCAGAAAAGTAGATAAGGATAGTGAGCTTATAGTCCTTTCCGATGAAGAGTATCCTACGTACGCTCCCAACTGCATGGAGAATGTTATAAGGGACGATATACTCCCGGAGGCTCTCTTTTATAAGGGAGGGGAGAAGTTTTATGAAAGGTACAGGGTGGACTTCAGACCCAAGAAGGAGGTTGTAAGGCTAGACAACAGGAGGAAGGTGGTTGTTACCAAAGATGGAGATGAAATTAGATACGACAGGTGTCTCCTCGCGGCTGGAGCTTACGCCTTTGTTCCTCCCATACAGGGCATTGAACTGGAAGGTATCACAACCGCGAAAACCCTCAAGGATGCTTATCAGATAAGGGAGTGGGTAGTCTCAGGCAGGGTTAAGAGGGCGGTTATAGTGGGTGCCGGTCCCATAGGCATAGAAGATGCTGAGACATTGAGGCATATGGGTGTTGATGTTTCTGTGGTTGAGATTTTTGATAGGGTTCTTCCACGTATGCTTGATAGGGAGATGGGGAAGATTTACGGGGATACCCTCCAGAAGGAAACCGGTATAAAGGTTTACCTTGAGCACCAGGTTGTCGCATTTCACGGAAGCGGATGGGTTGAAGCGGTGGAGATAAAACCTCGTGGCTCAGACAGCAGCCTTTTCATTGAAACCGACATGGTTATAGTGTCAACAGGGGTTAGACCGAGAACCTACCTGGTGGAGGGGACAGACATAGCCATACATATAGATAAAAAGCTCAACCGTCCCATAGGAGGTATTTTAACGAACGAGTATCAGCAATCTTCAGACCCTGACGTGTTCGCCGCGGGGGATATAGCTTCAGGTGTGGACGTCTGGGGTAATCACAGGTGGATAGCTCTCTTCCCTCCTGCCCAACAGGCAGGCTACGTGGCAGGCTTCAACCTTGCGGGGAAAAGGGTGAAGAATCCTGGTCTTGTGGACTACAACGCCGTTAAGACGCGCTCAGTGACTGCTGGTTCAGGGGGACTCTTTGAAGATGCGGAAGAGGAGTTCTTTGTAGAGAGCGGGAATTACCTTGTAAAGGTTTTTCTCCTGGAAGGTAAGGTTAGAGGCTATCAGTTTGTTGGGATTCCGAGAAAACCCACCCTAAACCCCCACAACAAGCTCCTTAAGGCGTTTAACGGGAAAATCAAGACCTGGGAGGAGAAGGTCCTCTCCGATAAGGGTTTCGGTCTTGAAGCTTCTGGAGTTATATTCCACTGCTTTTTGAAGCTTCACAGAGAGCTAAGGGGTTTTACAAAAACCGCTGTTGAGAATATGCTGATAAGGGCTCTGGCTAACCCTGCCCTTGACCTTCCTCTTTATATTTAAAGACAACTACCCTGTCTTTACCTTCCCTCTTTGCCTCGTAGAGTGCTGAGTCCGCCTTCTTTATTAGAGTTTCCAGGTCGTCTCCCTCTTCAAGGATAGATATCCCCAGACTTACCGTTGTCCATATCTCCTTTCCGTTTACCTTCACGCTTGAGTTTCTAAAATCCTTTCTTATTCTCTCAGCAACCATAAAAGCTCCCCTGTCGTCCGTCTTGGGGAGTAAAACTATGAACTCCTCTCCGCCGAACCTTGCGGATATGTCTGAGCTCCTCAGGTTTTTCCTTATAACTTCTGCAAGTTGTTTCAAGACAAGGTCTCCAACGTCATGCCCGTACTCGTCGTTTATCCTCTTGAAGTTGTCTATATCCATCAGTATTAGGGACAGAGGCTCTTTATACCTCTTGCTGAGGTCAATCAAAGCTTTTGCCTCTTCCTCAAAGAATCTCCTGTTATTTAACCCGGTTAACGGGTCTCTGTAAGCGAGCTCTTCAAACTTCTCCTTTTCACTTTTGAGCTGGTTTATGTGGACTTCAAGCTCCTGAGCCATAGTCAAAACTGAGCGCTTAAGGGTAAAGAGCTCGTCCCTCGTCTTCTCCTTCCTGAGATGCTCGTTCAGTTTAGGTATGTCCGAAAAGTCAAGTTCCTTGAACCTATAAGCCATATTCTTGAGCATGGTTATGTCACTTACAAGCCTGTTGAACATAAGGAACAGTACCGTGGAGAGAGCCACTACAAGTATGAAGGTGTAGAACAGGAATACAAGCGGGGTGAATATTAGCTCCCTGAGGGTCTCGGAAAAGTCCTTTACAAACACTACCCTCCCTACGGGTATGGAGTTGTCAACAACTATCGGCACGTCTATAACCAGAGTTTTAAAGCCGTTGATTAACCTATAACCTGTTGAGATTTGTAGGCTCTGTAATACATCAGGGCTGTACTTTCCCTCAATTACAGAATCGTCAAGAACGGTCTTTCCTGCTATGAACCTGTCAAAAAACTCGGGTTCTTTCTCTCCAAGCCTCTCAAGGACGTATCTATCGTAGATTATCAACCAGTTGAGCTCCTTTACGCTTACGGTAAAATCAAGGACTTTTAAAAAGTCGGTACCGTAAAATTTGCAGTTTTCAACCCTTCCCACCAGAAGCCTGTTCCCAAAGAAGGTAATGTAAGTGCTTGCCCTCCTCACACTGCACTCAGGGAGTTCAAAACTTACATCTCCCGCACTCTTTGCAACAGCCTTTTGGGCAAAGGTGTAAGTCTTCAAGACCTCACCGTATATCTGCTCAACGTTTTTATCCATGTGATGTTTCACGATTAGAGTGAAAATCAGTATGGTCACGAGGAAGAGGGAAAGGGATACCGATACGGTCGTAAGTATTAACCTATTTCTCAGAGACATTATCCATATAATATTCAAGCATGTTTATCCTTTTTGGAGGAAGCTTTGACCCTGTCCATATAGGGCACCTTATAGTGGCAAGGGATGTAAGGGAGAAGCTACAGGCTGATAAGGTCGTTTTCCTCCCGGCTTACCGTGCACCCCTGAAGGAGGAACACAGGGCAAGCCCTGAAGACAGACTTAACATGCTCAAGTTAGCTATTGAAGGGGAGGAGGGTTTTGATATAGAGGACTACGAGCTTAAGAAGGGTGGCATATCCTACACAGTTGAAACCCTTGAATACCTGTACCCAAAGGTAGGTGAAAAGCCTTTCCTAATCCTGGGTGCCGATAGCGTCCTGAAGTTCCATCTCTGGAAGGAACCTGAAAGGGTTCTGGAGTTATCAAAGATTATAGTTGTGGACAGAGAAGGTAAGATCGGAGAGGTTAGGGATTACATAGGAGAGAACTTCCCGTGGCTTTCTGAAGGGGAAGACTTCCTCATGCTTAGCGTGAGGAGGATAGACGTGTCCGCTACGGAGATAAGAAGCAGGGTGAGGGAAGGGAAGAGCATATACTGCCTGGTTCCCGATAGGGTCAGGAGATACATAGAGGAAAGGGGTCTGTACAGATAGTTAAAGGGGGAGCTCCCGTATCCTCTTAAATATATCAATTATCAGGGAAACATTCCTCTTTGTGGCTGATTCACCTATGCCAAGCTCCTCTATAATCTCCTCTACCACCTCTCTGCTGACCCCTGTCGCGCCGCTTATGAGGTCTATTAGGTAATTGAGCTGTTTCTCGGTGGGTAGTTCACCTTCTGGGACTTCCTCACCAATATACTTCCTCAACTTCTGGTAAAGCTGGGCTAAAGCTATGCTGTCCTTAAGGTTATAAAGGGCTATGGTATCGTAGTTACCTTTGTAAAACTCCTCCGGGACCTTGCTACCGTCAAGTATATCTTTGGGAGTATATATTCCAAACTTCCTGCAAATGAAATCAAGCTTATACCTCTTCTCCCTTTCCCCGTTTGAGAGGAAACGTAGAAGGTCAAAGTGAAACTCCCTGTCCCTCAGGAATCTCTCAGGTATGTCAATCCCATGTATCATAGACCTTAACTTCAAGACGTAGCCGTCAAAGCTATAACCGTTGAAACTCACAAGTCTATCCGCTGTACTTGCCTCCTCCCAGAACCTTGCTATCAACTCCTCCTCAAGCTCATAAAGCTTACCCTCAACGAAGTCAGCCCTAAAGGGTAAATACCTTACCCTTGTGGAACGTCCCTCGGCATAAAATACCTCTTCCTCTCTCTCCTCCGATGAAAGGTCTGACATGTAAAAAACAAAACTCTCACCGATATCCCCGTCGTGTATGTAAGTTCCCGCAACGGACACTATAAATAGAGTGAAAGGGTTCAGGGAGAACTCCTTTGTTACTTCCTCTTCGCTTCTCTCCCTTGCCCCTCTTGAGCGGAGGTACTGGTAATCTCTGTAGTTCAGCCCATTCAAGTCTGGAACCGTTTCAATATCAAAGGCTAATACCCTCAAAACTACCCCTCCTTTAATATAATTTAACGGGATGCAAGATAGTATTCTGACTATCAATGAAAACTCCTTTATATCAGGAAAGCTATGGCTTATGAGGCTGAAAGCTCCCCAACTTGCCGGCAGGGTTAAAGGTGGTCATTTCGTTATGATTGAGGTCTCCCCAACCTACGACCCGATGGGGCGCAGAGCTTTTGCCATTGGCGACGTACGAGGAGATGAGATTCTGATATTTTACGATGTGGTTGGGAGGGGAACATACCTCTTGTCTACTATGAAGAAGGGTGATAAGGTCAGGGTTTTTGGTCCTCTGGGGAAGAGGCTCTTCAGTTATGAAGGGGAGAAGCACCTGCTTATTGGAGGAGGTGTTGGGCTTGCAGGGCTATCACTTTACGGGAAAGAGCTCAGGGCTATGGGAAAGGAGGTTGTGTTCGTTTACGGAGCGAGGTCTGCGGAGCATCTCGGTATGCTTGACTGGTTAAGGGATGAGAGCTTTGAGTATGTGATATTTACAGACGACGGGAGCGCAGGTAGGAAGGGGCTTGTAACTGATATCTTGCGAGAGTTTGATAGGGAATGGGTAGTTTCAGCCTGCGGACCGAAGCCCATGCTTAAAGCCCTTTCTAAACTTTCTCAGGAGACCGGACATAGAGTCTTCATGTCCCTTGAGGAGCGTATGGCTTGTGGGTGGGGAGTGTGCTTAGGGTGTGTGGTTAAAAACCCACAAGGTGCATATCAGAGGGTGTGTTATGAAGGTCCTGTATTTGAAGCCAGTGAGGTAGTGTTCTGATGTTTACAGGACTGGTTGAAGAGCTTGGTGAGGTCTTTTCCATAAGTAAAGGTCAAAGAGGTGGAGCTCTTGAGGTAAAGAGTTCCTTTACCGATGTCAGGCTTGGAGACAGTGTGGCTGTGAACGGAGCTTGCCTCACGGTTGTCAAGCTTGGAAAGGGCACCCTTACCTTTGAGCTTTCTCCAGAAACCCTTGATAGAACAAACCTGAAATTTTTGAAAAAGGGTGACCTGGTTAATCTGGAGAGAGCGCTTCGGGCAGACTCAAGACTTGGTGGACACTTCGTCTTGGGGCATGTGGACTTTACGGCAAGGGTGTTGAGCTTTAAAAACTTAGGCAGGCACAGGGAACTCTTAGTTGAAGTTCCTCCTCAGCAGAGGAAGTTCTTCGTTGAAAAGGGCTCAGTGGCGATAGACGGGATTAGCCTAACGGTCAATTACGTCGGGGATAGCTCTATATCAATAAACGTCATACCCCACACCTATGAGAACACAAACCTTAAAACCCGAAAACCCGGAGACATTGTGAACGTTGAGGTAGATATACTCGGGAAGTACGTGTTGAACTACCTGGATTTGAACAGGGGAAATATCGGACAGAAGCTGGAGAAGCTTTTTTAAACCATCATCTCTTCCACAAAGCCTATGTGGTGTCTGCCTTCCTTGAATTCCTTAGTTTTCAGAACGCGCTTGTGAAACTCTATGTTTGTCTTTAAGCCTTCACCGGATATTATGAACTCACCCAGTGCCCTGAGCCCACGTTTTATAGCCTCTTCCCTGGTGTTCCCCCAAACTATAACCTTTGCGAGAAGAGAGTCGTAATAGGGAGGAATTTTATAACCTGTGTATATGTGGGTATCAACCCTCACACCTACACCACCCGGCAAGATTAACTCTTCTATCTTTCCTGGCGATGGAAGAAAGCTATCTGGGTCCTCCGCATTTATCCTGAACTCAATGGCGAAGCCGTTCCTTTTTACCTCTGGGAGTTTTAACTTCTGTCCACTTGCAACTCTAAATTGCCACTTTACTATGTCTACGCCCGTCACAACTTCCGTAACTGGATGCTCCACCTGTATCCTGCCGTTCATTTCCATAAAGTAGAAGTTTCCATCCTCGTCCATGAGGAACTCTACCGTTCCTGCGCCCTCGTACCCTATCTCCCTGCAGAACTCAATTACCGCTTCCTCTATCTCCTTTTTCTTACTTTCATCAACGGACACGCTCGGTGCTTCCTCTATGAGCTTCTGATGCCTTCTCTGGATTGAACACTCCCTCTCTCCGAGGACTACAACGTTTCCGTGGGAATCGGCGAGAACCTGGAATTCAATATGTTTTGGGTTTATTATGAACTTCTCAACGTAAACCCTCCCGTCGCCAAAGGAGACTTCAGCCTCTTGAACGGCAACGGGAAACTTCTCCCTTAACTCCTTCTCGTTCATGACAATCCTTATTCCTCTCCCGCCTCCTCCGGCAGATGCCTTCAATACAACCGGATACCCTATCTCGCTGGCTATCTCTAAAGCTTTCTCCAGGTCTGTAGCTCCAGAGCTCCCCGGTACAAGAGGTATCCCTACTTTCCCCGCTATCTCCTTAGTCTTTATCTTGTCTCCTATAAGGTCAAGGGTTACAGGAGAAGGTCCTATAAACTTTACACCGCTCTTTGAGACTATCTCGGCAAACTTTGGGTTCTCTGCGAGGAACCCGTACCCAGGATAGACCGCATCAGCCTTTGATACTTCAACAGCTGACATTATCGTGGGAACGTCAAGGTAGCTCTTGGCAGGTTCCGGAGGTCCTATGCGGATAGCTTCATCCGCAAGCCTTACATGTAGAGAATTTTCATCTGCCTCTGAATACACAGCGACGGTTTTTATCCCGAGTTCTTTACAAGCCCTTATAGCCCTAACAGCTATCTCTCCCCTGTTAGCGATTAATACCTTCTTAAACATCCGTCAGACTATCTTACCAGAAGAAACCGAGTTTAAGAGAGTACCTATGATGAGTTCAACCTCCTGGTCTTTAAGGTATGGGTGAACAGGTATGGAAAACACCTCCCTTCGGAATCTTTCCGCGTTGGGCGTCGGTAAGTGCTCGGCGTTTCTGAGTTCATGGAGTAGGTAGGTGTAATATACCCTTGCGTCTATCTCCCTATTACCTAACTCCTCAACCACTCTCTCCCTTTCAGGATGCATCAAGGTATAGAGATGATATACATGATAGGAGTGGGGTCGCTCCTTTGGGGTTTTGAAGTGCTCAGAGAGAAGCTCCGTATATTTCTTGGCTATAGCCCTACGTCTTTCATTCCTCTCCTTTAACTTTCTCAGCTGCAAGGTTCCTATGGCAGCCTGGAACTCTGTTATCCTCACATTGAAGGCAGGATGCTCTCCGAAATCTATCCACTGCTTTATCTTCCTGGCTATCTCCGGGTCATCGGTAGTGAGCGCTCCACCTTCTCCCATGGGGACGTTCTTGGATGCATAAAAGCTGAAAGCTCCT from Hydrogenivirga caldilitoris includes these protein-coding regions:
- a CDS encoding leucyl aminopeptidase, coding for MKVSVYKGELRDLKIKSAVAFVYEDELRTLSKLGRGVSTKVKKALSIEDYKGKEGEIEKVLLPGQRIEVVYVIGLGKKSEADTDTFRRASAVAVKRLKKDKMEESVFLLPGRAGGKLSQAVAEGIILGDYSFDKYKSKKEENEFEVKEIRIYEGDEEAVKKGLLLAEAQNYARNLVNEPGNVINPITLAEEAQKLAREHNLKCKVYDEKDIQKMGMLALWSVGKGSATPPRFIHLTYEPKGKAKDRIVIVGKGLTFDSGGLNIKTGDYMRTMKMDKSGACAVLGIMKAIAQLKPSVEVHGIIGAAENMPSGTAYRPDDIIRAKNGKYIEIDNTDAEGRVTLADALSYASELKPSKIIDMATLTGACMVALGEYTAGLFTNSGRFAQEIKEVARETGERVWELPMDDKRLRKKIKKGPADVVNTGGRYGGAITAAMFLEEFVGEGIEWVHLDIAGPAWSRESYGYYVEGGTGFGVRTCLEYILRLDKR
- a CDS encoding NAD(P)/FAD-dependent oxidoreductase, yielding MRVVVVGNGPAAASAIEAFRKVDKDSELIVLSDEEYPTYAPNCMENVIRDDILPEALFYKGGEKFYERYRVDFRPKKEVVRLDNRRKVVVTKDGDEIRYDRCLLAAGAYAFVPPIQGIELEGITTAKTLKDAYQIREWVVSGRVKRAVIVGAGPIGIEDAETLRHMGVDVSVVEIFDRVLPRMLDREMGKIYGDTLQKETGIKVYLEHQVVAFHGSGWVEAVEIKPRGSDSSLFIETDMVIVSTGVRPRTYLVEGTDIAIHIDKKLNRPIGGILTNEYQQSSDPDVFAAGDIASGVDVWGNHRWIALFPPAQQAGYVAGFNLAGKRVKNPGLVDYNAVKTRSVTAGSGGLFEDAEEEFFVESGNYLVKVFLLEGKVRGYQFVGIPRKPTLNPHNKLLKAFNGKIKTWEEKVLSDKGFGLEASGVIFHCFLKLHRELRGFTKTAVENMLIRALANPALDLPLYI
- a CDS encoding GGDEF domain-containing protein encodes the protein MNIIWIMSLRNRLILTTVSVSLSLFLVTILIFTLIVKHHMDKNVEQIYGEVLKTYTFAQKAVAKSAGDVSFELPECSVRRASTYITFFGNRLLVGRVENCKFYGTDFLKVLDFTVSVKELNWLIIYDRYVLERLGEKEPEFFDRFIAGKTVLDDSVIEGKYSPDVLQSLQISTGYRLINGFKTLVIDVPIVVDNSIPVGRVVFVKDFSETLRELIFTPLVFLFYTFILVVALSTVLFLMFNRLVSDITMLKNMAYRFKELDFSDIPKLNEHLRKEKTRDELFTLKRSVLTMAQELEVHINQLKSEKEKFEELAYRDPLTGLNNRRFFEEEAKALIDLSKRYKEPLSLILMDIDNFKRINDEYGHDVGDLVLKQLAEVIRKNLRSSDISARFGGEEFIVLLPKTDDRGAFMVAERIRKDFRNSSVKVNGKEIWTTVSLGISILEEGDDLETLIKKADSALYEAKREGKDRVVVFKYKEEGQGQG
- the nadD gene encoding nicotinate (nicotinamide) nucleotide adenylyltransferase — protein: MFILFGGSFDPVHIGHLIVARDVREKLQADKVVFLPAYRAPLKEEHRASPEDRLNMLKLAIEGEEGFDIEDYELKKGGISYTVETLEYLYPKVGEKPFLILGADSVLKFHLWKEPERVLELSKIIVVDREGKIGEVRDYIGENFPWLSEGEDFLMLSVRRIDVSATEIRSRVREGKSIYCLVPDRVRRYIEERGLYR
- a CDS encoding ribonuclease H-like domain-containing protein; this encodes MRVLAFDIETVPDLNGLNYRDYQYLRSRGARERSEEEVTKEFSLNPFTLFIVSVAGTYIHDGDIGESFVFYMSDLSSEEREEEVFYAEGRSTRVRYLPFRADFVEGKLYELEEELIARFWEEASTADRLVSFNGYSFDGYVLKLRSMIHGIDIPERFLRDREFHFDLLRFLSNGEREKRYKLDFICRKFGIYTPKDILDGSKVPEEFYKGNYDTIALYNLKDSIALAQLYQKLRKYIGEEVPEGELPTEKQLNYLIDLISGATGVSREVVEEIIEELGIGESATKRNVSLIIDIFKRIRELPL
- a CDS encoding dihydroorotate dehydrogenase electron transfer subunit — encoded protein: MQDSILTINENSFISGKLWLMRLKAPQLAGRVKGGHFVMIEVSPTYDPMGRRAFAIGDVRGDEILIFYDVVGRGTYLLSTMKKGDKVRVFGPLGKRLFSYEGEKHLLIGGGVGLAGLSLYGKELRAMGKEVVFVYGARSAEHLGMLDWLRDESFEYVIFTDDGSAGRKGLVTDILREFDREWVVSACGPKPMLKALSKLSQETGHRVFMSLEERMACGWGVCLGCVVKNPQGAYQRVCYEGPVFEASEVVF
- a CDS encoding riboflavin synthase, with the protein product MFTGLVEELGEVFSISKGQRGGALEVKSSFTDVRLGDSVAVNGACLTVVKLGKGTLTFELSPETLDRTNLKFLKKGDLVNLERALRADSRLGGHFVLGHVDFTARVLSFKNLGRHRELLVEVPPQQRKFFVEKGSVAIDGISLTVNYVGDSSISINVIPHTYENTNLKTRKPGDIVNVEVDILGKYVLNYLDLNRGNIGQKLEKLF
- the accC gene encoding acetyl-CoA carboxylase biotin carboxylase subunit, whose translation is MFKKVLIANRGEIAVRAIRACKELGIKTVAVYSEADENSLHVRLADEAIRIGPPEPAKSYLDVPTIMSAVEVSKADAVYPGYGFLAENPKFAEIVSKSGVKFIGPSPVTLDLIGDKIKTKEIAGKVGIPLVPGSSGATDLEKALEIASEIGYPVVLKASAGGGGRGIRIVMNEKELREKFPVAVQEAEVSFGDGRVYVEKFIINPKHIEFQVLADSHGNVVVLGERECSIQRRHQKLIEEAPSVSVDESKKKEIEEAVIEFCREIGYEGAGTVEFLMDEDGNFYFMEMNGRIQVEHPVTEVVTGVDIVKWQFRVASGQKLKLPEVKRNGFAIEFRINAEDPDSFLPSPGKIEELILPGGVGVRVDTHIYTGYKIPPYYDSLLAKVIVWGNTREEAIKRGLRALGEFIISGEGLKTNIEFHKRVLKTKEFKEGRHHIGFVEEMMV
- a CDS encoding DegT/DnrJ/EryC1/StrS family aminotransferase, giving the protein MIRIVEPTFSEEEKRAVLEIIESHQITRGRWTQTFQEEFARFLGVEHCFTVCSGTVALFIALKALGVDKGDRVIVPAMSFMATIDSVYLACGEPVVVDVDEYFTMDLNQLEDAVKRYSPKVVMPVHLYGGMADMENIMFLADRYGFYVVEDSAQAHGAQLKDKKAGAWGHIGAFSFYASKNVPMGEGGALTTDDPEIARKIKQWIDFGEHPAFNVRITEFQAAIGTLQLRKLKERNERRRAIAKKYTELLSEHFKTPKERPHSYHVYHLYTLMHPERERVVEELGNREIDARVYYTYLLHELRNAEHLPTPNAERFRREVFSIPVHPYLKDQEVELIIGTLLNSVSSGKIV